A window of the Streptomyces sp. NBC_00454 genome harbors these coding sequences:
- a CDS encoding type II toxin-antitoxin system death-on-curing family toxin — MTHYLTLPEVLNLAERLGTSEVRDFGLLDSALVRPQSSVFGQDAYPDIWEKAAALMESLARNHGLVDGNKRIAWYATWVFLHMNGHPLDAGFDVDEAESFVLAVCQGSLDVPKIAAQLPRFAR, encoded by the coding sequence GTGACCCATTACCTGACCCTGCCCGAGGTGCTGAACCTCGCGGAGCGGCTCGGGACCAGTGAGGTGCGCGACTTCGGGCTGCTCGACTCGGCGCTCGTGCGCCCCCAGTCGAGCGTGTTCGGTCAGGACGCCTACCCGGACATCTGGGAGAAGGCCGCCGCGCTGATGGAGTCGCTCGCCCGAAACCACGGCCTGGTGGACGGCAACAAGCGCATCGCCTGGTACGCGACCTGGGTCTTCCTCCACATGAACGGCCACCCCCTGGACGCCGGCTTCGATGTCGACGAGGCCGAGAGCTTCGTGCTGGCCGTGTGCCAGGGCTCGCTGGACGTACCCAAGATCGCCGCGCAGCTACCGCGGTTCGCTCGCTGA
- a CDS encoding Arc family DNA-binding protein, whose protein sequence is MAGLNVRFTEEELDALRERAEAEGRSMQSFAHEAVIRAINEHSRLFNEAAEHVLKVSGELNRRLA, encoded by the coding sequence ATGGCTGGTCTCAATGTCAGGTTCACCGAAGAAGAGCTGGACGCCCTGCGCGAGCGCGCCGAGGCGGAGGGCCGCAGCATGCAGTCCTTCGCCCACGAGGCGGTGATCAGGGCCATAAACGAACACTCCCGGCTGTTCAACGAGGCGGCCGAGCACGTCCTGAAGGTCAGCGGCGAGCTGAACCGGAGGCTTGCGTGA
- a CDS encoding MFS transporter has protein sequence MSVLPQRATAPASVPPHPQGGIFGAAYRTLSIGIISVIFLIAFEATAVGTAMPVAARELEGIGLYAFAFSAYFTTSLFGMVLSGQWADRQGPLRPLTVGIGAFAAGLVCSGTAGTMWIFVLGRAVQGFGGGLVIVALYVVVSRAYEERLRPAIMAAFAASWVVPSIVGPLAAGTVTEHLGWRWVFLGIPALVFVPLVVALPAIRRSASGPVDPEAAPVAFDRRRIRLALGISAGAGLLQYAAQDLRWLSLVPGLAGAALLVPAVLGLLPRGTYRARRGLPSVVLLRGVAAGSFIAAESFVPLMLVTQRGLSPTLAGFSLALGGVTWALGSWVQSKGRMVPHRERLMVLGMVMVAAAVAGAPAVLVEWVPVWTLALVWALGCLGMGLVIGSTSVLLLKLSAPEEAGANSAALQISDALANVVLLAAGGAAFAALGGGAVGAAHSVAEGGGASHPAAFVVVFLPMACVALVGAWVATRLDARPATPVAKVG, from the coding sequence ATGAGCGTTCTCCCGCAGCGAGCCACCGCACCCGCCTCCGTCCCGCCCCACCCGCAGGGCGGGATTTTCGGGGCCGCGTACCGGACGCTCAGCATCGGGATCATTTCGGTTATTTTCCTGATCGCCTTCGAGGCCACCGCCGTCGGGACCGCGATGCCCGTGGCCGCGCGGGAGCTGGAGGGGATCGGGCTCTACGCCTTCGCCTTCTCCGCCTACTTCACGACCAGCCTCTTCGGGATGGTGCTCTCCGGGCAGTGGGCCGACCGGCAGGGGCCGCTGCGGCCGCTGACCGTGGGGATCGGGGCGTTCGCCGCCGGGCTGGTGTGTTCCGGGACCGCCGGGACGATGTGGATCTTCGTGCTGGGGCGGGCCGTGCAGGGGTTCGGTGGCGGGCTCGTCATCGTGGCGCTGTACGTGGTGGTGAGCCGGGCCTACGAGGAGCGGCTGCGGCCCGCGATCATGGCGGCCTTCGCTGCGAGCTGGGTGGTGCCCTCCATCGTGGGACCGCTCGCCGCGGGCACGGTGACCGAGCACCTCGGGTGGCGCTGGGTCTTCCTCGGGATACCCGCGCTGGTCTTCGTACCGCTCGTGGTGGCGCTGCCGGCGATACGGCGCAGCGCGTCGGGGCCGGTGGATCCCGAGGCTGCGCCCGTCGCGTTCGACCGGCGGCGGATCCGGCTCGCCCTCGGGATCTCGGCCGGTGCGGGGCTGCTGCAGTACGCCGCACAGGATTTGAGGTGGCTGTCGCTGGTTCCGGGGCTGGCCGGGGCCGCGCTGCTGGTGCCCGCCGTGCTGGGGCTGCTGCCGCGCGGGACCTACCGGGCGCGGCGCGGGCTGCCGTCGGTGGTGCTGCTGCGGGGTGTGGCGGCGGGGTCGTTCATCGCGGCGGAGAGTTTCGTGCCGCTGATGCTGGTCACCCAGCGGGGGCTGAGTCCGACGCTGGCCGGGTTCTCGCTCGCGCTGGGCGGGGTGACCTGGGCGCTGGGTTCGTGGGTGCAGTCGAAGGGGCGGATGGTGCCGCACCGGGAGCGGCTGATGGTGCTGGGCATGGTCATGGTCGCGGCGGCCGTCGCGGGGGCGCCGGCGGTGCTGGTGGAGTGGGTGCCGGTGTGGACGCTGGCGCTGGTGTGGGCGCTGGGGTGCCTGGGGATGGGGCTGGTGATCGGCTCCACGAGCGTGCTGCTGCTGAAGCTGTCGGCGCCGGAGGAGGCGGGGGCGAACTCCGCCGCGCTGCAGATCTCGGACGCCCTGGCCAATGTGGTGCTGCTGGCGGCGGGTGGCGCGGCCTTCGCCGCGCTGGGCGGGGGTGCGGTGGGCGCCGCGCACTCCGTGGCGGAGGGGGGCGGCGCGTCGCATCCCGCGGCCTTCGTGGTGGTCTTCCTGCCGATGGCCTGCGTGGCGCTGGTGGGGGCCTGGGTCGCCACCCGGCTGGATGCGCGACCGGCGACCCCGGTCGCGAAAGTCGGCTGA
- the mycP gene encoding type VII secretion-associated serine protease mycosin encodes MRMRKATAALAGFLLAGVAATPAHAETIRSQQWHLTSMKADEIWKTSTGKGVTVAVIDTGVGRIPELEGQVLPGKNFATMDEGDERTDREKHGTTMAALIAATGKHPSGDGSFGLAPGAKVLPIRVPQESEKAPSWTEAIRYAADSEAKIISISLGMSKEDPARLDAVKYALSKGKLIFASVGNEGSMSNDVLYPAATPGVVGVGAVDRDGKATAESQHGPQVDLVAPGIDIVTACASETQLCKNHGTSDATALASASAALIWSAHPEWTNNQVLRVMMNTAGKPTDGAARSDFVGYGIVRPRIAVATPGDPGPADVYPLPDLAAAGGGTGGTKSSPAPSADGKTPQSGGASTPAPQAADAAKNDDGGSLPWLALGLGACVLIGGAVTAVVIRRRNG; translated from the coding sequence ATGCGTATGCGTAAGGCGACTGCGGCCTTGGCGGGTTTCCTGCTGGCCGGGGTCGCCGCGACCCCGGCTCATGCGGAGACCATCCGGTCGCAGCAGTGGCATCTCACGTCAATGAAGGCCGATGAGATCTGGAAGACCAGCACCGGCAAGGGCGTGACGGTCGCTGTCATCGACACGGGTGTCGGTCGCATCCCTGAACTGGAAGGGCAAGTTCTTCCCGGGAAGAACTTCGCCACGATGGACGAGGGTGATGAACGGACCGACCGAGAGAAGCACGGGACCACCATGGCTGCGCTGATCGCGGCCACGGGTAAACATCCGAGCGGCGATGGGTCGTTCGGGCTTGCGCCAGGTGCCAAGGTGCTTCCGATCCGCGTACCGCAGGAGTCTGAAAAGGCTCCGTCTTGGACCGAGGCGATCCGATACGCGGCAGACTCGGAGGCCAAGATCATCAGCATCTCGCTGGGTATGTCTAAAGAGGACCCTGCGCGACTCGATGCCGTTAAGTACGCCCTGTCTAAGGGAAAGTTGATCTTCGCGTCCGTGGGTAACGAGGGCTCAATGAGCAACGATGTCCTCTACCCGGCTGCAACGCCAGGCGTGGTGGGTGTCGGAGCTGTTGACCGCGATGGAAAAGCGACTGCGGAGTCTCAGCACGGTCCCCAGGTCGACCTAGTGGCCCCGGGAATCGACATCGTCACGGCTTGCGCCAGCGAGACCCAACTTTGTAAGAATCACGGCACGAGTGACGCGACTGCCCTCGCCTCCGCATCGGCAGCACTCATCTGGTCTGCCCACCCCGAGTGGACCAACAACCAGGTGCTCCGCGTCATGATGAACACGGCTGGCAAGCCCACAGACGGCGCCGCGCGCAGTGACTTCGTCGGATACGGCATCGTCCGCCCCCGTATCGCCGTAGCCACCCCCGGCGACCCCGGCCCCGCGGACGTCTACCCCCTCCCCGACCTGGCGGCAGCCGGCGGCGGAACGGGTGGGACGAAGTCCTCGCCCGCCCCCTCCGCAGACGGCAAGACCCCCCAGTCCGGCGGCGCCTCCACCCCCGCCCCCCAGGCGGCGGACGCGGCAAAGAACGACGACGGCGGCAGCCTCCCCTGGCTCGCCCTAGGCCTCGGCGCCTGCGTGCTCATCGGTGGTGCCGTCACCGCGGTCGTCATACGCCGCCGGAACGGCTGA
- a CDS encoding WXG100 family type VII secretion target, producing the protein MATNFEGHTHQQLLAMIASANAETLKTRGAQLTDAAAAIKEIGESLKDHRVTGWEGESSTAFQDWVSRTGNATLRLSEYSAEGGKQMTHASQVVIEVKANMPAYDTSAAENLKAAREFHNDPDSQQMGQQANSKLNGDHQQAVQQMTKLAQGYEASATGMEMAEVPTFPEPPARFVPQVRDDGQSLERPGGGSAGAGGAGGSSYAPVTAHSGGSTSAPQPSSGGTVHPPTGPTPGPVSVLPDRNVGVGLDTVSTLPDRTLPPTTGLPGGVSPVGPGGGNTGVGPGGFVPPVTVPPVGGMSKPGGGFGPGTFVPGVSGAGGKVGGTAGIAGLPPRDSGIVGGRPVTSAGSNSSIPRGTVIGGEGAQAAGRGMGGMGGGMGAGGGGAHGGGGGSMAGRRLAMEPGGVVGGRQAGAGGRSVAGGQPFTQGGSGLVRGGSGAGPVGGPMGHGGAGAHTPGRRGAGQSGERPDYLAEDEETWQGDRSVVPPVID; encoded by the coding sequence ATGGCGACCAACTTTGAAGGCCACACCCATCAGCAGCTGCTGGCCATGATCGCCTCGGCGAACGCGGAGACCCTGAAGACGCGCGGCGCCCAGCTGACGGACGCCGCCGCGGCCATCAAGGAGATCGGCGAAAGCCTCAAGGACCACCGGGTGACCGGCTGGGAGGGCGAATCGTCCACGGCCTTCCAGGACTGGGTCAGCCGCACGGGCAATGCGACGCTACGCCTGAGCGAGTACAGCGCCGAGGGCGGCAAGCAGATGACGCATGCCAGCCAGGTCGTCATCGAGGTCAAGGCCAACATGCCGGCGTATGACACGTCGGCGGCCGAGAACCTCAAGGCGGCCCGGGAGTTCCACAACGACCCGGACTCTCAGCAGATGGGCCAGCAGGCGAACTCGAAGCTGAACGGTGACCACCAGCAGGCGGTCCAGCAGATGACGAAGCTGGCGCAGGGGTACGAGGCTTCGGCGACTGGGATGGAGATGGCGGAGGTTCCGACGTTTCCGGAGCCGCCGGCGAGGTTCGTTCCGCAGGTTAGAGACGACGGGCAATCGCTAGAGCGGCCTGGAGGCGGTTCCGCGGGAGCAGGGGGGGCGGGCGGGTCCTCGTACGCGCCGGTGACGGCACATTCGGGTGGCTCCACGTCCGCACCGCAGCCGTCATCGGGCGGTACGGTGCACCCCCCGACGGGTCCAACGCCGGGCCCTGTCTCTGTGCTCCCGGACCGCAACGTCGGCGTAGGCCTCGACACCGTCAGCACTCTGCCTGACAGGACCTTGCCCCCGACTACGGGCCTGCCCGGAGGCGTGAGCCCGGTGGGACCGGGAGGCGGCAATACCGGTGTTGGCCCTGGTGGCTTCGTTCCGCCAGTGACGGTTCCGCCTGTCGGCGGCATGTCGAAGCCTGGCGGCGGGTTCGGCCCTGGCACCTTCGTCCCCGGTGTGAGCGGTGCTGGCGGGAAGGTCGGAGGTACCGCTGGCATCGCGGGGCTGCCTCCGCGCGACAGCGGGATCGTAGGTGGCCGCCCGGTGACATCCGCTGGGTCGAATTCGAGCATTCCTCGTGGCACGGTCATCGGCGGTGAGGGTGCCCAGGCAGCCGGCCGCGGCATGGGTGGCATGGGTGGCGGTATGGGCGCGGGTGGCGGTGGCGCGCACGGCGGTGGCGGCGGTTCCATGGCCGGTCGTCGTCTCGCCATGGAACCGGGCGGTGTCGTCGGTGGGCGCCAGGCGGGTGCGGGCGGTCGCTCGGTCGCCGGTGGGCAGCCGTTCACCCAAGGCGGCTCGGGGTTGGTTCGCGGTGGATCGGGTGCCGGTCCGGTTGGGGGTCCGATGGGCCACGGCGGCGCGGGCGCCCATACCCCAGGCAGGCGGGGTGCGGGTCAGAGCGGCGAACGTCCTGACTATCTGGCCGAGGACGAAGAGACGTGGCAGGGCGACCGTAGTGTCGTTCCGCCGGTGATCGACTGA
- a CDS encoding xanthine dehydrogenase family protein molybdopterin-binding subunit has protein sequence MSAHDAATVPTGPAGLTGTAGPAGSTALSDGPDRAEGAERDVPRGIGASVPATDTRAKTEGTFPYAADLWAEGLLWAAVLRSPHAHARILSIDTSAAAEMPGVRAVVTHADVPGATTHGRRIADRPVFAHDVVRHHGEPIAAVAADHPDTARLAAAAIAVEYELLDPVTDPEQAFGAPALHPDGNLIRHIPLRYGDPDATGEVVVEGLYRIGRQDPAPIGAEAGLAVPRPDGGVEIYTASTDPHTDRDLAAACFGLDPDRVRVVVTGVPGAMADREDAAFQLPLGLLALRTGCPVKLVATREESFLGHTHRHPTLLRYRHHADAEGRLVKVEAQILMDAGAYADDSSESLAAAVAFACGPYVVPHAFVEGWAVRTNNPPSGHVRGEGAMQVCAAYEGQMDKLAAALGIDGAELRLRNVLATGDLLPTGQTVTCPAPVAELLRAVRDYELPALPKDAPEEDWLLPGGLEGAGEPGAVRRGVGYGVGMVHMLGAEGTDEVSTATVKVVGGTATVICAAVDTGQGFSTLARQIVQETLGVDEVVMAPVDTDQPPAGPSAHGRHTWVSGGAVERAAKMVRTQLLQPMAHKLGMSTELLQIADGRITSYDGAFSTTVAEAIDGKELWATAQCRPHPTEPLDADGQGDAFVGLAFCAIRAVVDVDIELGSVRVVELAVAQDVGRILNPRQLAARIEAGVIQGVGASLTENLRTATGLIRHPDLTGYALPTSLDAPTVRIVKLVEERDVVAPFGAKPASAVPVVTSPAAIASAVRAATGRPVNRLPIRPSAAVAAPNS, from the coding sequence GTGAGCGCGCACGACGCGGCGACGGTACCGACGGGCCCGGCAGGCCTGACGGGCACCGCGGGTCCGGCCGGCTCCACGGCCCTCTCCGATGGCCCGGACCGGGCGGAGGGTGCCGAGCGGGACGTCCCGCGCGGCATCGGCGCCTCCGTCCCCGCCACCGACACCCGGGCCAAGACCGAGGGCACCTTCCCCTACGCCGCCGACCTGTGGGCCGAGGGCCTCCTGTGGGCCGCCGTGCTGCGCTCCCCGCACGCCCACGCCCGCATCCTCTCCATCGACACCTCCGCCGCCGCCGAAATGCCCGGCGTGCGCGCCGTCGTCACCCACGCCGACGTCCCCGGCGCCACCACCCACGGCCGCCGGATCGCCGACCGGCCGGTCTTCGCGCACGACGTGGTCCGCCACCACGGCGAACCCATCGCCGCCGTGGCCGCCGACCACCCGGACACCGCGCGCCTCGCGGCCGCCGCGATCGCCGTCGAGTACGAGCTCCTCGACCCGGTCACCGACCCCGAACAGGCCTTCGGCGCCCCCGCCCTGCACCCCGACGGCAACCTGATCCGGCACATCCCGCTGCGCTACGGGGACCCGGACGCCACCGGCGAGGTCGTCGTGGAGGGCCTCTACCGCATCGGCCGCCAGGACCCCGCCCCCATCGGCGCCGAGGCCGGGCTGGCCGTGCCGCGGCCCGACGGCGGCGTGGAGATCTACACCGCCTCCACCGACCCGCACACCGACCGCGACCTGGCCGCCGCCTGCTTCGGGCTCGACCCGGACCGGGTACGGGTCGTGGTCACCGGGGTGCCCGGCGCCATGGCCGACCGCGAGGACGCCGCCTTCCAGCTCCCGCTCGGCCTCCTCGCCCTGCGCACCGGCTGCCCGGTCAAACTCGTAGCCACCCGCGAGGAGTCCTTCCTCGGCCACACCCACCGCCACCCGACCCTGCTGCGCTACCGCCACCACGCGGACGCGGAAGGCCGCCTGGTCAAGGTCGAGGCCCAGATCCTGATGGACGCGGGCGCCTACGCCGACGACTCCTCGGAATCCCTCGCCGCCGCGGTGGCCTTCGCGTGCGGCCCGTACGTGGTCCCGCACGCCTTCGTCGAAGGCTGGGCGGTCCGCACGAACAACCCCCCCTCCGGCCACGTGCGCGGCGAGGGCGCCATGCAGGTGTGCGCGGCCTACGAGGGCCAGATGGACAAGCTCGCGGCCGCCCTCGGCATCGACGGCGCCGAACTGCGCCTGCGCAACGTCCTGGCCACCGGCGACCTCCTGCCCACCGGCCAGACGGTGACCTGCCCGGCCCCGGTCGCGGAACTCCTGCGCGCGGTCCGCGACTACGAGCTCCCCGCGCTCCCGAAGGACGCGCCGGAGGAGGACTGGCTGCTCCCGGGCGGCCTGGAGGGCGCGGGCGAACCGGGCGCGGTGCGGCGCGGGGTCGGGTACGGGGTCGGCATGGTCCACATGCTCGGCGCGGAAGGCACCGACGAGGTGTCGACGGCCACGGTCAAGGTCGTGGGCGGCACGGCGACGGTCATCTGCGCGGCGGTCGACACCGGCCAGGGCTTCTCCACCCTCGCCCGCCAGATCGTCCAGGAGACCCTGGGCGTGGACGAGGTCGTCATGGCCCCGGTCGACACCGACCAGCCACCGGCGGGCCCCTCGGCACACGGCCGCCACACGTGGGTCTCGGGCGGCGCGGTCGAACGGGCCGCGAAAATGGTCCGCACCCAACTCCTCCAGCCGATGGCCCACAAGCTCGGCATGTCCACCGAACTCCTCCAGATCGCGGATGGCCGGATCACGTCGTACGACGGTGCGTTCTCCACGACGGTCGCGGAGGCCATAGACGGCAAGGAGCTCTGGGCGACGGCCCAGTGCCGCCCCCACCCCACGGAACCCCTGGACGCGGACGGCCAGGGCGACGCCTTCGTCGGCCTCGCCTTCTGCGCGATCCGCGCGGTGGTCGACGTGGACATCGAACTGGGCTCGGTCCGCGTCGTGGAACTGGCGGTAGCCCAGGACGTGGGCCGCATCCTCAACCCCCGCCAGCTGGCGGCCCGTATCGAAGCGGGCGTGATCCAGGGCGTAGGCGCGTCGCTGACAGAAAACCTCCGCACGGCCACAGGCCTCATCCGCCACCCCGACCTGACGGGCTACGCCCTCCCCACGTCCCTGGACGCCCCGACGGTCCGCATCGTCAAACTCGTCGAGGAACGCGACGTGGTGGCCCCCTTCGGCGCCAAACCGGCCAGCGCCGTCCCGGTGGTCACCTCCCCGGCCGCCATCGCCTCGGCAGTCCGCGCGGCCACGGGCCGCCCGGTCAACAGGCTCCCGATCCGGCCATCGGCGGCGGTGGCGGCGCCCAACTCATGA
- a CDS encoding 2Fe-2S iron-sulfur cluster-binding protein — MSENENTGPAGPAWGWEPVPHGGEYDSEATAFVKLPQDMLDALGTGEPLAAPGHGYVPPPMIVPLGTASTDPSATGTWTIPVQWPEAGAAVPADSGAGGGGGASGPASGSGAGSGARAGAASAGASVRAPIPASVPIPASVAAAFAEPLPAEPAGEAYAEPYSETYPDAYSDAYPDAYAQPFAEPAGESFAEPVAGPFAGSYAGPVVDGERSGRESGETAEWRFPGAAASDVWVPGGTGDTGSFGQLAPSADWSQAPATLPGGAQAPWAAHPDFEGARGYVAQQPGPDGGLGSGVLPGAPAAGGAAAAAGGPVGGTLGRGPRVLGGPGVGSPLAAGFAEPEGEPVHPAPHDIEAAHGPARIPVTGERPHPGAAEPEPAPAQAGPEGAVPSPGGAGAAPVPGEDASDPAVAAGPGEPGEGTPGGEAAYEEEADSDGAQAEAVAGADTAIAVEHGEQVGQHAPVEHHEHPPASYVLRVNGADRPVTGAWIGESLLYVLRERLGLAGAKDGCSQGECGACAVQVDGRLVASCLVPAATAAGSEVRTVEGLATDGELSDVQEALCRSGAVQCGFCVPGMAMTIHDLLEGNHAPSELETRQALCGNLCRCSGYAGVIEAVREVAAEREAASEAAAAASAEARIPHQAPPGEGGIHGMQGTYDGPRDGMYDGSRDGTTDGSHGDQQGGTA; from the coding sequence ATGAGTGAGAACGAGAACACGGGTCCCGCGGGCCCCGCTTGGGGCTGGGAGCCGGTGCCGCACGGCGGCGAGTACGACTCCGAGGCGACGGCTTTCGTGAAGCTGCCGCAGGACATGCTGGACGCGCTCGGCACCGGGGAGCCCCTCGCGGCACCCGGGCACGGGTACGTGCCCCCGCCGATGATCGTGCCGCTGGGCACGGCCAGCACGGACCCCTCGGCCACGGGGACGTGGACGATTCCGGTGCAGTGGCCCGAGGCGGGCGCGGCGGTTCCGGCGGATTCGGGTGCGGGGGGCGGGGGCGGGGCTTCTGGTCCTGCTTCTGGTTCCGGTGCCGGTTCCGGTGCCCGAGCTGGTGCCGCCTCTGCCGGGGCTTCCGTGCGGGCGCCGATCCCGGCTTCGGTGCCGATTCCGGCTTCGGTGGCGGCTGCCTTCGCGGAGCCGCTCCCCGCGGAGCCCGCGGGCGAGGCGTATGCCGAGCCGTATTCCGAGACCTATCCCGATGCGTACTCCGACGCGTATCCCGATGCGTATGCGCAGCCGTTCGCCGAGCCCGCCGGCGAGTCCTTCGCGGAGCCCGTCGCCGGGCCGTTCGCCGGGTCGTACGCCGGGCCCGTCGTGGACGGGGAGCGCTCCGGGCGCGAATCGGGGGAGACCGCCGAGTGGCGGTTCCCCGGGGCGGCAGCCTCCGATGTGTGGGTGCCGGGCGGTACGGGCGACACCGGAAGCTTCGGGCAGCTCGCGCCTTCGGCCGACTGGAGCCAGGCTCCCGCGACGCTGCCGGGCGGGGCCCAGGCCCCGTGGGCGGCGCATCCCGACTTCGAGGGCGCGCGCGGGTACGTGGCGCAGCAGCCGGGTCCGGACGGCGGTCTGGGCTCGGGGGTGCTTCCGGGGGCTCCGGCCGCCGGTGGCGCGGCCGCAGCCGCCGGGGGGCCGGTCGGTGGAACCCTCGGCCGGGGGCCCCGGGTGCTCGGTGGCCCGGGGGTCGGCAGCCCGCTCGCGGCGGGGTTCGCCGAACCGGAAGGGGAGCCGGTCCATCCGGCTCCGCACGACATCGAAGCCGCCCACGGCCCGGCGCGGATCCCGGTGACGGGCGAGCGGCCGCATCCGGGGGCGGCGGAGCCCGAGCCGGCGCCTGCGCAGGCGGGGCCTGAAGGGGCCGTGCCGAGCCCGGGCGGAGCGGGGGCCGCGCCCGTCCCGGGTGAGGACGCCTCCGACCCGGCTGTGGCGGCGGGGCCGGGGGAACCGGGCGAAGGGACCCCGGGCGGGGAAGCGGCGTACGAAGAAGAAGCGGACTCCGACGGGGCGCAGGCCGAGGCCGTCGCCGGTGCCGACACCGCCATCGCTGTCGAGCACGGTGAGCAGGTCGGGCAGCACGCCCCCGTCGAGCACCACGAGCACCCGCCGGCCTCCTACGTGCTGCGCGTCAACGGCGCCGACCGGCCCGTGACCGGCGCGTGGATCGGCGAGTCCCTCCTCTACGTGCTGCGCGAGCGCCTCGGCCTCGCCGGCGCCAAGGACGGCTGCTCGCAGGGCGAGTGCGGCGCGTGCGCCGTGCAGGTCGACGGCCGGCTCGTCGCCTCCTGCCTCGTACCGGCGGCCACGGCGGCGGGCAGCGAGGTCCGCACGGTCGAAGGTCTCGCGACCGACGGGGAACTGTCGGACGTGCAAGAGGCGTTGTGCAGGTCGGGTGCGGTGCAGTGCGGGTTCTGCGTGCCCGGCATGGCCATGACCATCCACGACCTGCTGGAGGGCAACCACGCCCCCAGCGAGCTGGAGACCCGCCAGGCCCTGTGCGGCAACCTCTGCCGCTGCTCGGGCTACGCGGGCGTCATCGAGGCGGTGCGCGAGGTCGCCGCCGAGCGCGAGGCGGCGTCCGAAGCGGCCGCCGCGGCCTCGGCCGAGGCGCGCATCCCGCACCAGGCCCCGCCCGGCGAGGGCGGCATCCACGGGATGCAGGGCACGTACGACGGCCCGCGGGACGGCATGTACGACGGCTCGCGGGACGGCACGACCGACGGCTCGCACGGCGACCAGCAGGGAGGCACGGCGTGA
- a CDS encoding beta-N-acetylhexosaminidase, with product MPELIPEPRYARFVPGAGVLELADPLLAAGPGTEGTARWLRRELGAATGWALPAAGDPSADRTIGLVLRPEIARSLGPESYELHVAPGFVLLEGADEAGLFYAAQTLRQLLGPDAYRRAPLPGAVWRLPVGGLMDGPRFGWRGMMLDVARHFMPKDGVLRYIDLLAAHKLNVLHLHLTDDQGWRIEIKRYPELTGVGAWRARSRWGHRASPLWNETPHGGFYTQDDIREIVAYAAERHVRVVPEIDVPGHSQAAIAAYPELGNTDVVDTAALEVWDDWGINENVLAPTEAVLRFYEGVFEELLELFPAEVSPFVHVGGDECPKAQWKASAVAQERIRELGVDGEDGLQSWFIRHFDGWLAERGRRLIGWDEILEGGLAPGAAVSSWRGYAGGIAAAEAGHDVVMCPEQQVYLDHRQAGGEEEPMPIGYVRTLEDVYRFEPVPPKLSEQAAAHVLGAQANVWTEVMENQSRVDYQVFPRLAAFAEVVWSRLPEPAERDYEGFEARMAAHYRRLDVLGVDYRAPGGPLPWQRRPGVLGRPIEGAPPNV from the coding sequence ATGCCCGAGTTGATTCCGGAACCCCGGTACGCGCGGTTCGTGCCGGGCGCCGGCGTGCTGGAGCTCGCCGACCCGCTGCTCGCCGCCGGACCCGGCACCGAGGGCACGGCCCGCTGGCTGCGCCGGGAGCTCGGCGCGGCCACCGGCTGGGCGCTGCCGGCCGCGGGGGACCCGTCCGCCGACCGCACGATCGGGCTCGTGCTGCGCCCGGAGATCGCGCGGAGCCTGGGACCCGAGTCCTACGAACTCCACGTCGCGCCCGGGTTCGTACTCCTCGAGGGAGCCGACGAGGCGGGCCTCTTCTACGCGGCGCAGACGCTGCGTCAACTGCTCGGACCCGACGCCTACCGGCGGGCGCCGCTGCCGGGAGCGGTGTGGCGGCTGCCCGTCGGGGGCCTGATGGACGGCCCGCGCTTCGGCTGGCGCGGGATGATGCTCGACGTCGCGCGGCACTTCATGCCCAAGGACGGGGTGCTGCGTTACATCGACCTGCTCGCCGCCCACAAGCTCAACGTGCTGCACCTGCACCTGACGGACGACCAGGGCTGGAGGATCGAGATCAAGCGCTACCCGGAGCTCACCGGGGTCGGCGCGTGGCGGGCCCGCAGCCGCTGGGGCCACCGGGCCTCCCCGCTGTGGAACGAGACCCCGCACGGCGGCTTCTACACCCAGGACGACATCCGCGAGATCGTCGCCTACGCCGCGGAGCGGCACGTGCGGGTGGTCCCCGAGATCGACGTGCCCGGGCATTCGCAGGCGGCGATCGCCGCGTACCCGGAACTGGGGAACACCGACGTGGTGGACACCGCCGCGCTGGAGGTGTGGGACGACTGGGGGATCAACGAGAACGTGCTCGCGCCCACCGAGGCCGTCCTGCGGTTCTACGAGGGCGTCTTCGAGGAGCTGCTGGAGCTGTTCCCGGCGGAGGTCTCGCCCTTCGTGCACGTGGGCGGCGACGAGTGCCCCAAGGCCCAGTGGAAGGCCTCCGCGGTCGCCCAGGAGCGGATCCGCGAGCTGGGGGTGGACGGGGAGGACGGGCTGCAGTCCTGGTTCATCCGGCACTTCGACGGCTGGCTCGCGGAGCGCGGCCGCCGGCTCATCGGATGGGACGAGATCCTGGAGGGCGGACTGGCCCCCGGGGCGGCGGTGTCCTCCTGGCGCGGGTACGCGGGCGGGATCGCCGCGGCGGAGGCCGGGCACGACGTGGTGATGTGCCCCGAGCAGCAGGTGTACCTGGACCACCGTCAGGCGGGCGGCGAGGAGGAGCCGATGCCGATCGGGTACGTACGGACATTGGAGGATGTGTACCGGTTCGAGCCGGTGCCGCCGAAGTTGTCCGAGCAGGCCGCGGCCCACGTGCTGGGCGCCCAGGCCAATGTGTGGACCGAGGTGATGGAGAACCAGTCCCGGGTCGACTACCAGGTGTTCCCGCGCCTGGCGGCCTTCGCCGAAGTGGTGTGGTCGCGGCTGCCCGAACCGGCCGAAAGGGACTACGAGGGCTTCGAGGCGCGGATGGCCGCGCACTACCGGCGCCTGGACGTGCTCGGGGTCGACTACCGGGCGCCCGGCGGCCCGTTGCCCTGGCAGCGCAGGCCCGGGGTGCTCGGACGCCCGATCGAGGGAGCGCCCCCGAACGTGTGA